One stretch of Glandiceps talaboti chromosome 7, keGlaTala1.1, whole genome shotgun sequence DNA includes these proteins:
- the LOC144437356 gene encoding C-type lectin domain family 19 member A-like, with the protein MVVTLVQYMNASQIKTQITKGGFWIGLHDRQFEGTFKWVDDTPLNYDFWSKPQPDNNVNKEPCHGQDCVQLWKRPRSTPLWKWDDDYCYKKKPFVCQYENRCATA; encoded by the exons ATGGTGGTCACCCTTGTTCAGTACATGAATGCAAGCCAGATCAAGACACAGATAACCAAGGGTGGTTTTTGGATCGGACTACATGATAGACAATTTGAAGGAACCTTTAAATGGGTGGATGATACCCCTCTTAATTACGATTTCTGGAGCAAACCACAGCCCgataataatgtaaataaagaGCCATGTCATGGTCAAGATTGTGTACAATTGTG GAAGAGGCCGAGAAGTACTCCATTGTGGAAGTGGGATGATGATTACTGCTATAAAAAGAAACCATTTGTTTGTCAATACG AAAATAGATGTGCAACAGCCTAG